Below is a window of Mucilaginibacter sp. PAMC 26640 DNA.
TTAAAACCCCAACGGTGTAGCGGATACTTTTCTACCAGTTTTAAAAGCTGCATCAGGGCCACTCCCCCGCTGCTAGGCGGCGGCATGGTAATAATCTTAAAACCCTTGTACACGCCAACGATCGGTTTGCGCCAAACGGAGTGGTAGTTCGCCAGGTCAGACTTCGTCATAATGCCACCTCCGGCCTTCATTTCGGCTACGATCAGATCAGCAGTTTTACCGTCGTAAAACCCATCTCGGCCCTTATCGCGAATCAGCTCCAGCGTTTTCCCCAGATCGGTCTGCACTAAAATATCGCCTTCTTTCCAATCCTTGCTTACAAGGTAAGTTTTTCCGGGGTTCAGCTTCGTAAATTTTGCTTTGCTGCGATTAATGTCGCTAGCTAAACGTGCCGTCATTTTAAACCCGTTCAATGCCAGGTTGATAGCGGGCTGTACCAAATCCTCCCATTTAAGCTTACCATACTTCTTGTGCGCGCTTATCATGCCATCCACGGCGCCCGGTACACCAGCAGCAAAATGAGTGTACAGGCTCTTATCTTTGATCACATTGCCGGCGCTATCCAGGTACATGTTGGTACTGGCAGCCGCGGGCGCTTTTTCCCTAAAATCCAAAGTATTTGTTTTGCCCGATGCCGAGCGGTAAACCATAAACCCGCCGCCGCCAATATTCCCTGCCTGCGGATGGGTTACCGCCAAAGCAAACTGTACCGCTACGGCAGCATCCACCGCGTTACCGCCTCTCTTCAGCACATCCAGCCCTGCCTGCGAGGCATCGGGGTAGGCACAAACAACCATACCATTACGATATTGCCCGCTTACGTTCTGGCCAAGTTGCCCTTTAACGCATCCGGCAGAAAAACATAATAAAAAGCATGCTACAGCCAATTTATTGTACAACGAGATTTTTTGGGTCATGGGGGATTAGCGCTATATTTGGGGCCAATTTAAGCTATTTGGGATAAAAACAACTCACGGAAAAATTGATTTTT
It encodes the following:
- a CDS encoding gamma-glutamyltransferase — protein: MTQKISLYNKLAVACFLLCFSAGCVKGQLGQNVSGQYRNGMVVCAYPDASQAGLDVLKRGGNAVDAAVAVQFALAVTHPQAGNIGGGGFMVYRSASGKTNTLDFREKAPAAASTNMYLDSAGNVIKDKSLYTHFAAGVPGAVDGMISAHKKYGKLKWEDLVQPAINLALNGFKMTARLASDINRSKAKFTKLNPGKTYLVSKDWKEGDILVQTDLGKTLELIRDKGRDGFYDGKTADLIVAEMKAGGGIMTKSDLANYHSVWRKPIVGVYKGFKIITMPPPSSGGVALMQLLKLVEKYPLHRWGFNKDSTVQVMVEAERRVYADRSKYMGDPDFFKVPVDSMLNSAYLLNRMKTFNWDAATPSTSIQPGIITGYESDQTTHFSIVDKDGNAVSITTTLNDTFGSHVFVGGAGFLLNNEMDDFSSKPGVPNMYGLVGGKANSIQPNKRMLSAMTPTIVEKNGDLYMVVGTPGGATIITSVFQTILNVIEFDKSMQGAVAAKRFHHQWLPDEVAAEPDALDSLTVDKLSKKGYKFTKRGAIGRVDGILKTQWGYYEGGADPRGDDTKMGW